The window GCGACTCAAGTGGACGGCGAGCGTCCGGTTGGTTCCTTAAAACTGCATTCCTTGCGATGCGTGTGGGTCTACCTGAAGCAAGCGAAAAGGCTGAAGGCCTCCATGCATCTGCACTTACTACACCGTGCCGGAAGAGCAAGACAGCCCACGTCTTCATCTGCCGTCCATCTGCTAGGCAGTGTGAGGCAGTGTGGCAGTTTTCGCCCCGACGTGTCGGTTGCGCTCCAGTCAAACCGTGTATTCTTTCCTGTATCCCTcgttgccttcctcggcgcctgGCCTCTTGCAGCGGTCGTTTTTCCGCTGGGTGACCAGTTTCCCCAGAGCCGACCACTGGGCGTGCACAACTTCCGTCGGCTCGATGCCCCCGTCGCACACGTATTCGGCTCCGCAGTTGTCGACGCAAatgctctttctttcctggtCCAGGTTGGCGAAGGAGATACACCTCCAGATGGAGCCCTCGAAGCCGGTGTAGACGCCGTAGTCCTTGCGGGCGACGACGGGTTGTGTGCAGAAAGGAGCGAGGTTTTCAGAAGTGCAGAGATAGTTGAATTCTTCGGCGCATCGCGCGTTCAGAAGCCCCTGCAGAGACTGAagcttcgtctctgccgtgcCCAGCACCCCGAGTTCTTCCTCCGTGGGCGTCTCCAACTGAGGATACACAGAGTGGATATCTTGAGGGGGACGAGGAGAGTCGCTGGCTTCCGATTGCGGTGGCGCGACACTCGCTGCGGCCACCTTCCTTtgctcctccttctccacctCCCGGcgttccttcgtctcctgttccgcctcttcttccaagGCCTCCGCGACTTCGCCCTCGCTCACGCATTTCGCGGGATTCTTTGGCGTCGATATGCAAACCAAAGCGGCCTCGCACGGTGGATCCCCACTGGCGATCAAAGACCGTGCCTCCGGGATTGAAGCGTAGTCGTCGTTCTCGGTCAGGTTCCTGCGGTCCGGGCCTTCACAGGAAACAAGAGGCAAAAACGACGCATacgcagagacgcatgcaaacgggGGCGTGTACCTGTCCCGAAGTGTCTACGCACAGGCTTACAGGCTTAACAAAATACGCAGCTGGGTGTCTATGACGCAAGTCGCAGTTAGTGCAACACAACCCGCCTATCATGCGGCGACACTCATATACTCATCCGCATTACCAAAGTATGCATATTCGCTATTTTTACCGGGGCGTATGTGGGCACATCTCGAAaacgcgtcgtcttcccagATGCGCAAAACGAATACGCACGCATTGATGAATCGCGTTTCGCTCGAACAAACCGACGAGCTTGCTTTGACACGTTTCTCAGTTGCTGCTCACAGTGGCTGCATAGGCACGCGACACCGATCGAGTGGAGGCTGTACTTAccctctcgccctccaggACAGTGACGCAGGCGGCTGCAGTTGTCGACGCATTGACTCTGCAAATGATACTCGAGTTTTGCCTAAACAGGAAACGAATCCAAACGCTGGATCCGCGGGCATTAGTCGCGCGGTTCCGTTCCAAGGCCACAAAAAATCCCTCCTTCCCGACGCAGACTGAAAacgcctgtttctcctcaGGGCTTTTCTTCCACCTCACAAATATGTGGACGGtcgcgaaagaaacagagacttGGACGAGCATGACTGTTGAGGGTTTACCCAGTCGAAGCCGTAGACACGGGAAGCTAAAGCCCGAGGAGCCGAGAGGCAATCGGAGGGTGTCAAGCGGGACACCAGGAGTCAGGACAAGATTTGGGCGATCTTGCTCTTCAAGGGTTACCTATTTCGTAGCTGACCTAGGCGTTCTACAAGCGCTGTTTCCCTGTTCTatctctttgtttcctgttttctctgtttctgcgttttcctgcaTCGCCGCCCACTGCCGCGCCGTGATCACCCCCGCTCCTCCCCTTGTCGGGGTGAAGCTGCAGGCGAAACAGTCTAAGTACAAACAAATGTGGAAAATCTTTCTTGCACACATGCGCTTACACACACGCGAGTACGCCTGTATCTGCCAAAGactgtgtgtttctccgtcggtctctctcccttttccttttgACGTTCTTCCATGTCACTTCCTTCGTGCCTCTTCCGTTCTGACAGTCTTACCACGTCAAAGCATCGCCACTCTTGGTCTTCCGCGCTGCTTGTCAGGACGCCCCGGCGGGCAACCCATCCCTCTCGAAGGTTGTTGCAGTATTCGTTCAGAGTCTTTTGCTGAGGACTGCAGAATTCAGGGACACGGTTTACCAACTCAGTTTCCAAATCCTTCATGGTTGTGTGGACGGACGTCGACGGGTTTATGCTTCCTTTGCAATGGAATAAGGTGCCGCAGTTGTCTGTGCACTGCACGTTACTGGAATCCGTCCCGAGGAAACGGTCGTCGTAGCATCGCCACTGGTCGTCTGTttgcgtttcgcttcctcggcctTTCCGCGCCACAGCTGTTTCATAGTTGCAAAacgcgtctttcccttcttcgcagAGCGCCTTGAATCTCTTCACGCATGTTTCATCcaggagacgctggagaggcgcagaggtTAGCGGAGTGGGTTTCTGTGCAGGCGACTCGGCGTCCTCTGAACACAAAGCAGACGGAAAGTCGTGcgcagccgaagaagaatCCTGCCCCGGCTTCAAAAGCCGCTCAAAAACAAAACTCACCCGCTGCAAGGTGTCTCAGAGAAATCATAACCCGGCGGACTACTCTCCGTCTACACCGCCCTGCAGGGGCTGGAACGCCGACACGCGGCTCCACTGACGCAGTAGCCACACATCGATACCCATGCAGAGCTAGGgtcggaaaagaaggaaggcgagcctTAACCAGCGTCGGGTACTCGCAGGACTCGGAAGGAATCGAGCCAGCCTCACTCGAGAGTTGGTGGGCGCAGAGCCGTTAGAAGAGTTTCTCCGCAACCCCTAGTTCccgaaacgcagagaagaggaagcggaccTGGGTGCGCgtcgaagaaaggaaaaaggatTTTTGCGAGTGCTTACCTTCCTCCACAATTCGGGTCCGGGCGTTCACTGTCTGCATGTCGTCGTTACCCAGGACGACGGCAACGGCTACGCACGCGaccgcggaggcgagaggtTGGCGGCACAGCTTCATTTCGACGAAAAAAGGAGTGTGTCTTGGAGAGAATAGCGCAACTGCGGAAGgcgctgaagaaggcgaaaacgaagtTTTTACCCGGAGGAAGTGTGCCGGTTAATCGGGGCGCGTCTTCAAGGTATGTCCCCGAGAAGGCAAAACCCCGTTGGGTTAGAGAGGCGGTCGGCGTGCGTCGTCCAGGACCGGCCGGTTAGAGGCGCTCGACAGCTCGTCGCGGGCGCCagcagagaccgagaagcCGGAAAAGAACGCCTGGAAATGCGGAAGGAAATGAGCGCATAGGTGGAGTAAAGAAGAAGACGTTACTTGGGACAAGAGAACTGCTCGAAGCCGGTGAAACGGCGCCCATGCGAAGAGACACGTCTGCCGTCGCcccaggcgaggcgcgcggacCCCGCCAGCCCAGCGCGCCGCTCGACAGAGCTGTGGTCAGTTCGCTCAGAGGCCAGCAAGCGACTTGGTGAGGTAAAAAGAGTTGGATTTCCAAGCACAAAGCAGAAACGAGTGCGTCCGTAGTTTGTGGAGGGACGGACTCGACGGCGGGTTCGCTCTTTAGAGGCCGTTTTCCAGGTCCGGCggtcgagaggaaggagaagtctctctccctccgaTTTCCGGATGTGTGTGCCCCCAGGGGTACCCCGTCAGCTTCTCGACCGCTGGGTAGTCTCCAGCGTTTCGAAATCGAAACGCGCGGGACGACTTCCGAACCCACAACAGAGACTGGCATAAGGACGTTACCTTCTCTTCCGTACAAAGCCGGTATTAAGAACATATAGAGGTCATAGCTAGGCCAGGTACTGTCAGAATCAGTATACAGTGTCGCTGTGCAAACGGTCCGCACACCGAGCTCGTTCCCAATGGTTGGCGACACAACCTCTGGGCCACAAGAGTGCGCAGAAGCAAACATGGTACGGTCTTTGTTCTTTCTGAAAGGTTACAATGTCTGAATAGATCGTAGAGTTTCCACGCGACTGTGGCGTGAGctcgaaggaaaagaagccgTGTGCACGAAGACACCTCAGGGAACGGGTCGGTTATTCCCGAAACCAGAGGGTAGCTGTCCATGCCCAAAGCAAGAGGAAAGCAACGAAAGGCCTTGTATTCCAGCAACTTTTTGGCATGCGGAACGGTCGAATTCGATCGCAAAGGGCAGCGCAGACTGCCTTTCAAGAATCTCATCGTCCCAGTGTCAGTCGGTAGCTCTCGAACTGACCCACCCGAGAGCCCGGGTTCTTTTTGCTGCTACCTCGGCCAGTGCCGAAGCGGCGCGTGAGTTTAGGACGCGAACTTTCTGATCTGCGTCATTTGGCGTGCGATGTCCTCTGACTGTCGACGCGGTCTCAGCTCGCAAATGTCGGTAGCGATAAGAAGCGACATCGAGGCAAGCTTGGCCTGGATCGGTAGGCGCGGAAAGCGGTACGAACCGGTGTGCTGCACGAAAATCACCCTATTGTCTAACCGGCAAACACTGTTCCATGCCACGTCCGGGCATCCTACGAACGCCCCACGCGCGGTCACACCGAAACGAAACTGTGCTGTTTGCTGCAAAGGCTCGATCGCAGAATTCTCTGGTGTGTCGAGTTCCGTTCAGGTGTACGCTCCACGTGTGTACCCCCTAAACGCTGGGTTCGTTGTGCTTTCAACCGTCCACCGCACTTGCGGGGCTGGTAAAAGGAAACAATGTGACTTCATCCGGGGTAAAGTCTGTTCAcaacggaaaggagaagcggcgcggcAGGCCTTTGTCTCGAGAGTTCCCTTCCTCAAAACTACAAACGTAGGGTACCTTTCTCAAGTCTgccttcgccgttttccttcgcccgTCAACACCCGGTTCGCAGCGCCAACAAACGACCGTACTATTTATCCCACGACTGGGACAAGTCCGACATAACACCcggtctctccgtcttcccagTGTTCGATTCCACCACCCGTTGTCCTTGAAATTTGCACGGCCAGTGCACCGCCCAGCGGCGTCCGGGATCGTGTGTAGGACACAAAGCGAAGACAAACCACAGATTTCTCGCCAGatcgctccctctcttctccgatCTTTGCTTCCACCTCTGGTGTCCTGCTCCGGGCACCTCCACCGCTGTGTACCGAACCTTGAGACACCTCCAAAGCACACACGCGGAGTCTCCGCTATTTACTGTCGTTCAGTGTGTCAATGCTCCAAAAGCTGATTCTTTAATATTTCTCCTCCTTCAAACCGTCGCGGATGTAGAtgaggcgcggcgcctcctcgccgtccttgTAGTAGGCGAACACGACACCAGCCTCGCAGTCTGCGCTCTCGCCAAGGAAGAACTGGAAGTCGTCGAACTGACCGAGGATCTTCTTGACAAGAGCCTGGCCACCGCTCATGAACTTGTCAACGCGGTCGGGCTGGGTCTTCTCCAAGTGCGTCTTCACGCGCTGCATGTAACCCTTGATGTAGGTTCCGAACTCCTTCTTCGAGAACGGAGTCTCCTGGAGACGGAACGCGTCGACAACGTCGATAACTGTCTCTGTTGCGCTGTCaacgccgccgccgtcttcctcgctgaaCGAAAGCACCACAACGCAcgcgcttctttctcagggaagaaaaagagtgGCGACAAGGCACCAGAGACGAGCGaaaagacgacgaggcgctgCGAAGCCACACAAATAGTCCTGTTCTTAAACCTGTGTTTAAGACTCCGGACAAAGAGGGGCGGAAACACCGGGGAGCGGATCTTCCGCCGGAGCAAaccgacgggagagaagggatgcgagagggggaaaacCACATAGAGCAGTGgagtttgtctctctctctctccggcagaggcgaagagccCGAAAAACTGCTCCTTCAGGAGATGTCGCCAAGtaggcaaagagagaaggactgTCAAACCACACCTAGATTCTTCGTGATGGACCCTGTCTTGCATCGACGTGGAAAGCGAGCGAACGGCCTTGCGTCTGAGTGATTGCTGTCGTCGTTTTACGGCGAAAACTCTGTCAACACACGATCGCTCTCTCGGATAAATGTAGACAAAAGGAAAGCAGACACCTCTCGTCCAGATCTCCAGGAAGCGCTGCGCACCTGTTGTCTGCAATGCCGTAGTCCTCGGCGCCCTTGACGACGCGCTTGGTCGCGACCTCGAAGGCCACTGAAacaacacacagagagacgcccacTTTGTGTCTTTCTTCGGAGCAGACCTCAGAGTTTTTCTACACGTTCGCACCTggcttctgctgtctctgcgcgttAACGCACAGGGATACACAAGAGACTCGAGTCCGTTGTCGGCCGCAAACGCACGAGACGGCTCTTTGCACACAgccgagacacccgcgaGCAAAGGCAAGTGACCagctttcgtttcttctcccaaGACGCCGGAGAATCGCCCGGCGCCGTCTGTATGTGTGCGGAATCCCTTGCAGCGCCTCGAAAAGGCATCGACGTCGGTACGCCAGAGTCCACGGATAGGTTTACCGCCTGCGCACGCGCGAGTCGGTCTAAAGCTGTCAAGACAGTCCACGGGGGTCAGCTTAACTGGGGGCGGAAACGGACTACAGATTTACATGCATAGAGAACGCGTCGGGTGAGGGACTGtgcggggagaagagagggtgAGAGCGCGACAACGGGTGGTTTGCGAAGGCATCGTCCCCGAGACGCCTCGGAGACACCAGGAACCCGTTTTTCCGTGTTCGCCTAGATTGCTCACAGCGCAACCCGGCAGCTGAAGTCGCCTTTGAGCGCGCCGGCCTCTGAACGCGTTCTTCCTACAGTGTTGTGAATGCAGACGCGCAATACGCAAGACCAGGCTGTTTGTCGCACTCCCCCACCCGCAAAGAGAGTGTGACATGCAGGCCGTccacagggagaagagcctCCGGTTTCGCCtacgagagcgagaaaacgcagaaacgGTCGAGGCGATTCCCAggcgcgcctttcccccgTTGGTTCGGGCACGAAgtcgtttttcgttttcacGCGTCGTCCCGGCGGGCTGTAATCTCACCTTCCGACAGATCGGCGTCTTCCATAGGGGCCAACTGGGCATAGGAGTCCGAGCAGAGCTCGTCACCAGTGAAAACGTCCTTGAACACCTTCATTTTGGCAGTAGGGAAGAAAGAatgcgaaaaagggaaacaagGAGGGAAGCAAGGGGGAAAAGAGTAGGAAAAGACGACAACCGAAAGCGGGCAAACGGCGCACAAccccccttttcctcgcgcgctGATCCGAGAGAGACTTGGGCATCCAAGgcctccgttctctccacgCGCAGATCGAAGTAgtgcgggggggggggtggggtTCTCCCTGACCGATTTGGACGGGTTAACCCCCGGAGGAGTCGTCCCCACTGCCTGGAccacaagagaggaaaaggcggtTGGACGCGGTCTCTCCCGGATTCCCGGCCTCGAGTGCTGGGATCTCTTGTTCCCGCTACCACGCGTTTAGCTTTCTTCCATGTTTTTAGCTTGTCAGAGACGTCGTTTCGCGCGTTCGCGCTTGGTTCTGGGCGCGCGAAAAAGCCGCGTATCGAAACGGTGGGGAGGGCTCTTTCGGGGGGAAAGtgcaggagacgagacaaagAACACACTGGTGGAGTGTCTTCAGGTCTCTGGGAGGTCGGCGCGCGGCAAATAAACGGAAAAGCACACAACAAGGCCAGCGCCCTATAGAGGCACAGACTCACAGAGCCGAGAAGTTCCGTTGCGCGGGGGGAAAGTTTTTACATGGAACAAGATACTTTTCATTGAGAGGGACTGAAACGAGCGCGAGAATTGAGAGTCGATTCCAGCGAACAACAGAGTTCAATAGCTACAAGGCAGTGGCGTTTTCGCACGAGTACGGTTTTGTTTCCTCACCGAGACTCCTCCGCGCGGTGTTCACCTTCCCCGGCAAAACGGTGAGAGCGCGTGAGCGCGCCGAACTCAGATACATATCCCCCAGAAATTGGCGATGCATGTATCTTGTCTGCTGCACATTCCTCCGTTCCGAGAGTCTCCCCTCCATCTCCATATTTCCTGTAACTCTGTCCGCGAGGCAAACTGTTGTCGAAAAGCCTGTTTTCCCccttgtttccttctctctgtttccaaAGTTTCTCTCTTCTAGCGCTGGCGCCCCGCTCTggtttcttccgtctcctcttggTTCGTTCCCCccctcctcgcgtctctcggtcTGTGTCTTTGTGTCAGTCCCCTCTTACCTGTTTCTCGATTTTCGACACCATGACGATCGACGTGAATCTCTTGCGcgcggagaaaggcggagaccCCGGGTTGGTGCGCGACAGCGAAGTCCGCCGAGGCCGCTCTGGAGAAGTCGTCGACCAGGCGGTCGAGGTTGACAGGAAGTGGCGAGAGAATTTGTTTCAGTTGGAGCAGTTGAAGAAAGAACTGAACGCAGTCAACAAGGAGATCGGTcagcggaaaaagaaggacgCGAAAGATCCGTGTCAAGACTTGCTGACGCAGGCCGCCGAGCTGAAGCAGCGCCTGCCGACGATCGAAGCGGCTGCGACGCAGGCCGAGGAAAAGCGCGAGAGTTTGCTCCACAAAATCGGGAACATTGTCCACAAATCGGTCCCGGTGTCGAACGACGAAGCGAACAACCAGGTTGTGCGGACCTGGGGCACGTTCGACCGGAGCATCAAGATTGACGGCACTCCAGGCCGGATGCACCATCACCAGATTCTCGCACGTCTGGGTGGTGTGGACTTCAAAAAGGGAGTCGAGGCAGCCGGGCACAGAGGGTACTTCCTCAAAGGCGCGGGCATGTTGTTGAACGTCGCTCTTGCTCAGTACggtctcgctttccttctgcgAAAAGGCTACACTCCAGTTCAGCCGCCGTTCTTCATGCGGAAGGAAGTCAtggcgcgcgcggcggaaCTGAAGGATTTCGAGGAAACCCTCTACCGCATCCCGCACGCCCAAGCGGCGGCGGGCGCTCCGGCGGACAAGGCTggagccgagaa of the Neospora caninum Liverpool complete genome, chromosome XII genome contains:
- a CDS encoding Translationally-controlled tumor protein,related, whose translation is MKVFKDVFTGDELCSDSYAQLAPMEDADLSEVAFEVATKRVVKGAEDYGIADNSEEDGGGVDSATETVIDVVDAFRLQETPFSKKEFGTYIKGYMQRVKTHLEKTQPDRVDKFMSGGQALVKKILGQFDDFQFFLGESADCEAGVVFAYYKDGEEAPRLIYIRDGLKEEKY
- a CDS encoding putative seryl-tRNA synthetase; amino-acid sequence: MTIDVNLLRAEKGGDPGLVRDSEVRRGRSGEVVDQAVEVDRKWRENLFQLEQLKKELNAVNKEIGQRKKKDAKDPCQDLLTQAAELKQRLPTIEAAATQAEEKRESLLHKIGNIVHKSVPVSNDEANNQVVRTWGTFDRSIKIDGTPGRMHHHQILARLGGVDFKKGVEAAGHRGYFLKGAGMLLNVALAQYGLAFLLRKGYTPVQPPFFMRKEVMARAAELKDFEETLYRIPHAQAAAGAPADKAGAEKKNEKDADRDDLFLIATSEQPLCSLHMGETLEEKELPIRYAGYSSCFRKEAGSHGKDCWGIFRIHQFEKVEQFCITTPEESWKMHEDMIGAAEEFYQSLELPYRVVSIVSGALNDAAAKKYDLEAWFPGYEDYRELVSCSNCTDYQSRALDIRLAHKASTAKGADKNEKGHVHMLNGTLVATQRCLCCILENYQTPLGVKVPRVLVPYMGGAEFLPFVEGAGEESVKKESA